The Euphorbia lathyris chromosome 3, ddEupLath1.1, whole genome shotgun sequence genome contains a region encoding:
- the LOC136221841 gene encoding protein HEADING DATE REPRESSOR 1 isoform X2 — MVSLRSLHPRSSGTLAGDQVPSGRNLDKVTNQTANQTPTKQEESPNDNDDKMEESDATLELSERRKALFEPLEPVKNINGRRPFAESLLPPPDFDEATYPKGWLIGKKRKLVNVDVVESMRRIAVQEMNRKDREIDGLNEQLEEDARCLEHLQVQLLQERSKRAEVERENAVLQDQVSMLMNMLQENEQLGDEGAADEDPDQP, encoded by the exons ATGGTTTCTCTCCGGTCTCTACACCCAAGATCTTCTGGAACTCTCGCCGGAGATCAGGTAC CTAGCGGGAGGAATTTAGACAAGGTAACAAACCAAACCGCTAATCAAACACCAACGAAACAGGAAGAATCTCCCAACGACAATGACGACAAGATGGAGGAGTCTGATGCAACTCTGGAGCTTTCTGAGCGCCGAAAGGCTCTCTTTGAACCTTTAGAACCTGTCAAAAATATCAATGGACGCAGACCATTCGCAGAATCTTTACTCCCTCCGCCAGACTTCGATGAAGCAACCTATCCCAAAGGTTGGCTGATAGGAAAGAAGCGCAAGCTTGTTAATGTAGATGTCGTTGAAAGCATGCGGAGAATTGCTGTCCAGGAAATGAACAGAAAG GACCGTGAAATCGATGGCCTAAATGAGCAGTTAGAAGAGGATGCAAGGTGTTTAGAACACCTGCAAGTCCAACTTCTGCAAGAACGCAGCAAAAGAGCAGAGGTAGAAAGGGAAAATGCTGTGCTGCAAGATCAAGTGTCCATGTTGATGAACATGCTACAGGAAAATGAACAACTGGGTGACGAAGGGGCTGCGGATGAAGACCCTGATCAACCATAA
- the LOC136221841 gene encoding protein HEADING DATE REPRESSOR 1 isoform X1 has translation MEKVKKPDQSFDGFSPVSTPKIFWNSRRRSASGRNLDKVTNQTANQTPTKQEESPNDNDDKMEESDATLELSERRKALFEPLEPVKNINGRRPFAESLLPPPDFDEATYPKGWLIGKKRKLVNVDVVESMRRIAVQEMNRKDREIDGLNEQLEEDARCLEHLQVQLLQERSKRAEVERENAVLQDQVSMLMNMLQENEQLGDEGAADEDPDQP, from the exons ATGGAAAAAGTAAAGAAACCAGATCAAAGTTTTGATGGTTTCTCTCCGGTCTCTACACCCAAGATCTTCTGGAACTCTCGCCGGAGATCAG CTAGCGGGAGGAATTTAGACAAGGTAACAAACCAAACCGCTAATCAAACACCAACGAAACAGGAAGAATCTCCCAACGACAATGACGACAAGATGGAGGAGTCTGATGCAACTCTGGAGCTTTCTGAGCGCCGAAAGGCTCTCTTTGAACCTTTAGAACCTGTCAAAAATATCAATGGACGCAGACCATTCGCAGAATCTTTACTCCCTCCGCCAGACTTCGATGAAGCAACCTATCCCAAAGGTTGGCTGATAGGAAAGAAGCGCAAGCTTGTTAATGTAGATGTCGTTGAAAGCATGCGGAGAATTGCTGTCCAGGAAATGAACAGAAAG GACCGTGAAATCGATGGCCTAAATGAGCAGTTAGAAGAGGATGCAAGGTGTTTAGAACACCTGCAAGTCCAACTTCTGCAAGAACGCAGCAAAAGAGCAGAGGTAGAAAGGGAAAATGCTGTGCTGCAAGATCAAGTGTCCATGTTGATGAACATGCTACAGGAAAATGAACAACTGGGTGACGAAGGGGCTGCGGATGAAGACCCTGATCAACCATAA
- the LOC136221840 gene encoding uncharacterized protein, whose protein sequence is MVQLMNTKKPFIKLEVEDSFENHLRPLHKRCKLDSSLPMTPSVSTLCNPLDEPSPLGLRLKKSPSFLDLIQMKLSQGNNMKKNHRPACVDVAAVTPADKLKASNFPASHLKIGNWEYKSRYEGDLVGKCYFAKHKLVWEVLDGGLKNKIEIQWSDIVAIKANFPDDGPETLDVVLARQPLFFRETNPQPRKHTLWQATSDFTGGEASIHRRHFLQCQQGFLGKHFEKLIQCDPRLNFLSRQPENVMESPCFEQRLNQFGALNESCEMPLSKGEERTAFFTLKEAASPHGVLSSSMNGEHQAFVGRTPESISQETPSSSSDTYGIEEVRSLRAGGRKMPSHWDQLKVPGIRPSMSMSDLVNHIGQRISEQMTTGNSIVSGCTPKNSYILEEITQYLLSDSQLTLASDEQSVMSRVNSLYCLLQKDPGSVRNLRSMSGIDLELDGDRRICETKFSNAADACQSLVGEGIRETEDRSNNGSSCNQAPGMSRMDSAGELLLNLPRIASLPQFL, encoded by the exons ATGGTTCAGTTAATGAACACCAAGAAACCTTTCATCAAGCTTGAAGTTGAGGATTCCTTCGAGaatcaccttcgtcctcttcaCAAACGCTGCAAACTCGATTCCTCTTTACCT ATGACACCTTCCGTTTCTACGCTTTGTAATCCGCTTGATGAGCCCAGCCCACTCGGTTTGCGTCTCAAGAAGAGCCCCTCGTTTTTGGATTTAATACAAATGAAGCTTTCTCAAGGAAACAATATGAAGAAGAACCATAGGCCAGCTTGTGTTGATGTTGCTGCTGTTACTCCTGCTGATAAGCTCAAGGCATCCAATTTTCCTGCTTCGCATCTGAAAATTGGAAACTGGGAG TATAAATCGAGATATGAGGGGGATTTGGTAGGAAAATGTTATTTTGCAAAGCATAAGCTTGTTTGGGAGGTGCTTGATGGTGGTCTTAAGAATAAGATAGAAATTCAGTGGTCGGATATTGTAGCTATCAAGGCCAATTTCCCGGATGATGGACCTGAAACCTTGGACGTTGTG CTAGCTAGACAGCCCCTTTTCTTTAGGGAAACCAATCCACAACCTAGAAAGCATACTCTATGGCAAGCAACTTCTGATTTTACTGGTGGAGAAGCCAGCATACACAG GCGGCATTTTCTGCAGTGCCAACAAGGCTTCTTGGGCAAGCATTTTGAGAAACTTATACAATGCGATCCTCGTTTGAACTTTCTTAGTAGACAGCCAGAAAATGTGATGGAATCCCCATGTTTTGAGCAAAGACTTAATCAATTTGGTGCCTTGAATGAATCATGTGAGATGCCTCTTTCCAAGGGTGAGGAAAGAACTGCTTTCTTTACTTTAAAGGAGGCAGCATCACCGCATGGGGTTCTTTCATCTTCCATGAATGGTGAACATCAAGCTTTTGTTGGGAGGACTCCTGAAAGTATTTCTCAGGAAACTCCTTCATCTAGCTCAG ATACCTATGGAATTGAAGAAGTTAGAAGTCTAAGAGCAGGTGGGCGGAAGATGCCAAGCCATTGGGATCAACTTAAAGTTCCTGGAATTCGGCCTTCCATGTCAATGAGTGACCTAGTGAACCACATTGGACAACGCATTTCAGAACAGATGACCACTGGAAATTCTATTGTTTCCGGTTGCACCCCAAAGAACAGTTACATTCTGGAagagattactcagtacttGCTTAGCGACTCTCAACTTACATTGGCGTCAGACGAGCAGTCTGTCATGTCAAGGGTCAATTCTCTTTACTGCTTACTACAGAAGGACCCTGGATCAGTAAGAAACCTGCGATCTATGAGCGGCATTGATCTTGAATTAGATGGCGATAGGAGAATATGTGAAACTAAGTTCTCAAATGCAGCAGATGCCTGCCAGAGTCTTGTTGGAGAAGGTATTCGAGAGACAGAGGATCGGTCCAATAATGGTTCCAGCTGCAATCAGGCACCAGGTATGTCAAGGATGGATTCAGCTGGGGAGCTACTGCTAAATCTTCCAAGAATTGCCTCTCTCCCTCAGTTTTTGTAA